In one Candidatus Planktophila versatilis genomic region, the following are encoded:
- the dnaG gene encoding DNA primase, with protein sequence MSGRIKADDIVYVREHAHIDEVVSAAGVALKNAGGGQKKGLCPFHDEKSPSFHVTPSKNYYHCFGCGAGGDVIDFMMKTEHLSFTETIERLASQIGYTLRYEEGGPAQPTSQRSRLYSAHLAAAKFYQELINTSPDAAHARDLLTKRGFDKAACDLFGVGYAPNSWDSLTKHLRAAGYTIEELEEAGLSKMGERGPIDKFRNRIMWPIKDISGDIVGFGARKLASDEEDQGPKYLNTSETPIYKKSQVLYGLDMAKKEIAKSRQVVVVEGYTDVMACHLAGITTAVATCGTAFGDDHIRIIRRLLMDADTFRGEVIFTFDGDAAGQKAAMKAFGDDQKFVTQTFVAVEPDGLDPCDLRQHKGDLALRDLIAKRVPLFEFAIRTELKKHDLNTAEGRVNALNTAAPLVAAIRDKSLRPEYIKSLSGWLGTETEVVTAAVNTALKKVSTTQVQSEAPAADAQWRPNPTEPTLMLEREVLKAKLQMSGLVFGWSTIEDEAFTHPAYRELRRIIDSFGTEPLALEKVDDDRMKQLFTELSVEPVRTDGAVSEKYVSSIVARLREVLVSRKIADLKSSLQRLNPVENQEQYNAAFAELVALETQKRGLHELSISSL encoded by the coding sequence ATGAGCGGGCGGATTAAGGCTGATGACATTGTCTATGTGCGCGAGCATGCACATATCGACGAAGTTGTTTCAGCAGCCGGCGTTGCACTTAAAAACGCAGGCGGGGGACAGAAGAAGGGGCTTTGCCCGTTCCATGATGAAAAATCTCCTTCCTTTCACGTCACACCTTCTAAGAATTACTATCACTGCTTTGGTTGCGGCGCCGGCGGGGATGTCATCGATTTTATGATGAAGACAGAGCATTTGAGTTTTACCGAAACAATTGAACGGCTTGCCTCTCAAATTGGTTACACCCTTCGTTATGAAGAAGGTGGACCAGCACAACCGACTTCCCAACGTTCACGTTTATATTCAGCCCACCTAGCTGCAGCAAAGTTCTATCAAGAACTGATTAATACTTCCCCCGATGCCGCCCATGCCCGTGATCTGCTTACTAAACGTGGATTTGATAAGGCGGCATGTGATTTATTTGGCGTGGGATATGCCCCCAATAGTTGGGATTCACTGACTAAGCATCTGCGCGCTGCCGGATACACCATTGAAGAATTAGAAGAAGCGGGACTTTCTAAGATGGGTGAGCGCGGGCCGATCGATAAGTTTAGAAATCGCATCATGTGGCCAATTAAAGATATCTCAGGCGATATCGTCGGATTCGGAGCTCGTAAATTAGCCAGCGATGAAGAGGATCAAGGTCCTAAGTATTTAAATACCTCGGAAACTCCTATCTATAAGAAGTCACAAGTACTTTATGGCCTTGATATGGCTAAGAAAGAAATTGCCAAGAGCCGTCAGGTAGTTGTGGTTGAGGGCTATACCGATGTGATGGCATGTCATTTGGCTGGAATAACAACTGCCGTTGCAACCTGTGGCACAGCCTTCGGTGATGATCACATCCGCATTATTCGCAGATTACTGATGGATGCCGATACCTTCCGCGGTGAAGTGATCTTCACCTTCGATGGCGATGCCGCCGGACAAAAAGCTGCCATGAAAGCTTTTGGTGATGACCAGAAGTTTGTGACCCAAACTTTTGTTGCAGTTGAACCAGATGGCCTTGACCCATGCGACCTTCGCCAACATAAGGGCGATCTGGCCTTGCGTGATTTGATTGCAAAGAGAGTGCCACTCTTTGAATTCGCGATTCGCACCGAACTTAAAAAACATGATCTGAACACCGCCGAAGGACGCGTGAATGCGCTCAACACCGCAGCCCCGCTGGTCGCAGCCATTCGCGATAAGTCACTACGCCCGGAATACATCAAATCTTTATCAGGGTGGTTAGGAACAGAGACCGAAGTTGTCACCGCAGCAGTGAACACGGCCCTGAAAAAGGTGAGCACAACTCAGGTTCAGAGCGAGGCACCGGCTGCCGATGCGCAGTGGCGACCTAATCCGACTGAGCCAACGTTGATGTTAGAGCGAGAGGTATTAAAAGCTAAGTTACAGATGTCAGGACTTGTCTTTGGCTGGAGCACTATTGAAGATGAAGCATTTACTCATCCGGCCTACCGGGAACTACGCCGCATTATCGATTCATTTGGCACCGAACCGCTAGCTCTGGAAAAAGTTGACGATGATCGCATGAAGCAGCTATTTACTGAACTCTCGGTGGAACCAGTGCGCACAGATGGGGCGGTCTCTGAAAAGTATGTTTCTAGTATCGTCGCCAGATTACGAGAAGTACTTGTCAGTCGAAAGATTGCAGATCTGAAATCAAGTCTGCAGCGCCTTAACCCGGTTGAAAATCAGGAGCAGTACAACGCAGCATTTGCAGAGTTGGTTGCCCTGGAAACCCAGAAACGTGGGCTGCACGAACTCTCCATTAGTTCGCTCTAA
- a CDS encoding Rieske 2Fe-2S domain-containing protein translates to MNALQSISRGAMSSWATQNRAPRLLRVFLGATFIYAGWDKASDPGFLTQGEPTYIGTQLAAFAANSPIGFLLNRILDHATYVGILVMVAEFAVGIATLLWVAPATAAFGGFLLSVTLWLSSSFYTTPYFLAGDSAYAVMWLAYLLLLIGNRRMPATNFQRRSVLRTAIVGALAVAATFAGRALPKSSASVKSSTKGKGAQIIKVAELPVGKTFNFVHSAQGVPAILFRTKAGFFAYSAICTHEGCSVTYKSSSKKLICPCHAAQFDPFASAKVVSGPAERPLDKVKVKISGAWVVEA, encoded by the coding sequence ATGAACGCATTGCAGAGTATTTCCCGAGGTGCAATGAGTTCATGGGCCACGCAGAATCGAGCCCCTCGCCTGTTACGTGTATTTCTCGGTGCCACCTTTATCTATGCCGGATGGGATAAAGCATCTGATCCTGGATTTCTCACACAAGGTGAGCCCACATATATCGGCACCCAGTTAGCTGCCTTTGCCGCAAATTCACCGATCGGATTCTTACTTAATCGCATTCTAGATCATGCAACCTATGTCGGAATCTTGGTCATGGTTGCAGAGTTTGCAGTTGGAATTGCAACGTTACTCTGGGTTGCACCAGCAACAGCTGCCTTTGGCGGATTTTTACTTTCAGTTACGCTCTGGCTTTCTAGCTCTTTCTATACAACTCCATATTTCTTGGCAGGTGATAGCGCATACGCAGTGATGTGGCTTGCTTACTTACTACTACTGATTGGAAATCGACGAATGCCTGCTACAAATTTTCAGCGCCGAAGTGTCTTGCGCACAGCGATTGTGGGCGCCCTAGCCGTAGCCGCAACCTTTGCCGGAAGAGCCTTACCAAAGAGTTCGGCCTCAGTGAAATCTTCAACGAAAGGTAAGGGAGCGCAGATAATTAAAGTTGCCGAACTGCCTGTGGGAAAGACATTTAATTTTGTGCATTCTGCACAAGGGGTCCCAGCAATCCTCTTTCGCACCAAGGCTGGCTTCTTTGCATACTCAGCAATCTGCACCCACGAAGGTTGCTCAGTTACCTATAAATCTTCATCGAAGAAACTCATCTGCCCTTGCCACGCAGCACAATTTGATCCATTTGCTAGCGCTAAAGTCGTTTCCGGACCAGCTGAAAGACCGCTGGATAAAGTAAAAGTAAAAATAAGTGGTGCGTGGGTGGTTGAAGCCTAA
- a CDS encoding S1C family serine protease: MVMKNAKVIAAFIAGAAIAGSVATASTNSTSVVKACADKRTNALYLSPTGTCSSSRTLVELGGSEMNAKTIASLVTPSVVSISVTAPSGSGTGSGSVYQSTSAFSYIITNNHVIDTAVTSGTIKIELTNGNQYSATIVGRDPGYDLAVLKVQMGNLPAITLGDSSKLSVGDPVLAIGSPLGLASTVTSGIVSALNRPVSTGTEDAQSYVNAIQTDAAINPGNSGGALVDAAGRLVGVNSAIATISSGAASGNIGLGFSIPINEAKRVIDEIIATGKSKRPVLGVYFDPAYTGVGAKITQLSPGEGAEKAGIPVNSVLRSIDGVKVANSEAAIVRIRSYAPGSTVTVVVDLPTGASKSFKVTLGSAPSL; this comes from the coding sequence ATGGTTATGAAGAACGCCAAAGTTATCGCAGCCTTTATTGCAGGAGCTGCCATTGCGGGCTCAGTTGCAACTGCCTCAACAAACTCAACCAGTGTTGTGAAGGCATGTGCTGATAAGCGCACCAATGCGCTCTATCTCTCGCCTACCGGCACCTGCTCTTCGTCGAGAACACTTGTTGAACTCGGTGGCAGTGAAATGAATGCAAAGACCATTGCTTCGCTGGTAACTCCATCGGTCGTCTCGATTAGCGTTACCGCTCCTTCGGGTTCTGGCACCGGTTCCGGATCGGTCTATCAGAGCACATCTGCATTTAGTTACATCATCACCAATAACCATGTGATTGATACGGCTGTGACATCAGGAACAATTAAGATAGAACTGACCAATGGCAATCAGTATTCAGCAACGATTGTGGGACGAGATCCTGGATATGACCTAGCAGTACTCAAGGTGCAAATGGGAAATCTTCCAGCCATTACCTTGGGAGACTCTTCTAAACTCAGTGTTGGAGATCCTGTTCTAGCGATCGGTTCTCCACTCGGCTTGGCTAGTACAGTCACAAGCGGAATCGTCTCTGCACTTAATCGCCCGGTATCAACTGGCACAGAAGATGCACAGTCTTATGTCAATGCAATCCAAACAGATGCCGCCATTAACCCTGGAAACTCAGGCGGAGCACTCGTCGATGCCGCAGGAAGGCTCGTTGGAGTGAACTCTGCAATTGCCACAATATCTTCAGGTGCGGCAAGTGGAAATATCGGACTTGGATTCTCAATTCCTATCAATGAAGCAAAACGTGTGATTGATGAAATCATTGCAACTGGAAAATCAAAGCGTCCGGTACTTGGCGTTTACTTTGATCCTGCCTACACAGGAGTTGGTGCCAAAATTACTCAGCTCAGCCCCGGTGAAGGAGCAGAGAAAGCTGGCATCCCAGTGAACTCAGTTCTTCGTAGTATCGATGGCGTGAAGGTTGCTAACTCGGAAGCGGCAATTGTGCGCATTCGCTCTTATGCACCAGGTAGCACAGTAACTGTGGTGGTGGATCTACCAACGGGTGCCAGCAAGAGCTTTAAGGTAACTTTAGGTTCAGCACCGTCGCTATAG
- the galT gene encoding galactose-1-phosphate uridylyltransferase — MDEILELSAGVVRTSRTMSDGRTIRYYDTAEQKRTVADQRPAEEQPGIGELRLDPLVNEWVVMAAHRQSRIFLPPKELCPLCPTTGDLLTEIPENDFEVVVFDNRSPSMRPPNGDFALPDMVGSDTDEGVAAGKCEVICFTANHGGSFKTLSAQRVRTLLEAWRDRTRELSQQPFIEHIAPFENRGEEIGVTLAHPHGQIYAYSYLPPRVVKMLEVAKAHHAKTGRVLFDDVVARELRDGTRVIAKNEHWVAYTPYASRYPFEIHVTPLQPVADLAELAPAVCDSFPSIAIEVMQRLDGVFGIDMAYIAAWHQAPVRQGRDVLRLHWQITSVRRAPGKLKYLAGSESAMGAFIMDMKPEQSAQQLKDVKL, encoded by the coding sequence ATGGATGAAATCCTCGAGCTATCTGCCGGTGTAGTGCGCACAAGTCGCACCATGAGCGATGGCCGAACAATTCGTTATTACGACACAGCTGAACAGAAACGAACTGTTGCAGATCAACGCCCTGCCGAAGAACAACCTGGTATTGGCGAGCTACGTCTTGATCCATTAGTCAACGAATGGGTTGTGATGGCAGCTCACCGCCAGAGTCGCATCTTCTTGCCTCCAAAAGAACTCTGTCCGCTCTGTCCCACCACAGGTGATTTACTGACTGAGATTCCAGAAAATGATTTTGAAGTTGTTGTCTTTGATAATCGCTCACCTTCAATGCGTCCACCTAATGGTGACTTTGCCTTGCCCGATATGGTGGGTTCAGATACTGATGAAGGTGTGGCTGCCGGAAAGTGTGAAGTAATTTGTTTTACGGCCAATCACGGTGGCTCTTTTAAAACACTCTCTGCCCAAAGAGTGCGCACGCTGCTAGAAGCATGGCGTGATCGCACGCGCGAACTCTCGCAACAACCATTTATTGAACATATCGCTCCCTTTGAAAATCGCGGTGAAGAAATTGGCGTTACCTTGGCTCATCCGCATGGGCAGATTTATGCTTATTCATATCTACCACCCCGTGTTGTGAAGATGCTTGAAGTTGCCAAGGCACACCATGCCAAGACCGGGCGCGTGCTCTTTGATGATGTAGTTGCGCGCGAACTTCGTGATGGCACTCGAGTTATCGCCAAGAATGAACATTGGGTTGCCTACACCCCTTATGCCTCACGCTATCCATTTGAAATTCACGTCACCCCACTGCAACCTGTTGCAGATTTAGCAGAGTTAGCACCTGCTGTCTGTGATTCGTTTCCATCGATTGCCATCGAAGTAATGCAGCGCCTCGATGGAGTATTTGGTATCGATATGGCATATATCGCTGCCTGGCATCAAGCACCTGTGCGCCAAGGGCGCGATGTACTGAGGTTGCATTGGCAGATCACGAGCGTGCGCAGAGCACCGGGCAAACTTAAATATTTAGCCGGTTCTGAATCCGCCATGGGGGCATTTATTATGGATATGAAGCCAGAACAATCTGCGCAGCAACTCAAAGATGTGAAGCTGTAA
- a CDS encoding glycoside hydrolase family 25 protein — translation MRKFLTILLSLSFLSFAFHASPARAAELVEAGPAGKIHGADISRWQHPNDKPINFKKMRAAGIDFVMIKASDTREYSDRLALKYVKADRVGAQEAGIHTGFYHYALLPNVTTTAAVQRDARAQAQKVIWRVEALGGFNDLDLPYALDLENNCVKVSSSGSCSKYATRAQATLWSKTFLATLKDKTGRTPLIYSSPHFLENALNRDKELSQYPLWIAQYTIDPAKPEARPNVKPGGCYVHSWTTAQCSANWTMWQYTSCGIAPKYGVPGNRLDLNVFGGTSEKFESLLTGSWSPDPADLMPVGESSTIIISSVKATTTNKSAVIAIEVTRPDSSPVVTGSVKLYFTSANAIKPTVEQKVERESSGSWTLSISGLPAGTWFGSVAYKDPSGTHADAKTLVELTITQGEAPVPKPTKKAPSKPATDGCRNQIKN, via the coding sequence ATGAGAAAATTTCTTACAATCCTGCTCTCACTCTCATTTCTCTCATTTGCCTTTCATGCCAGCCCAGCACGTGCTGCAGAATTAGTAGAAGCAGGTCCTGCTGGAAAGATTCATGGCGCAGATATCAGCAGGTGGCAGCATCCAAACGATAAGCCAATTAACTTCAAGAAAATGCGTGCTGCTGGAATTGATTTCGTGATGATTAAAGCATCAGATACCAGAGAATATTCTGATCGCCTAGCTCTGAAATATGTGAAGGCTGATCGCGTTGGCGCACAAGAAGCTGGAATTCACACTGGTTTTTATCACTATGCGCTCTTACCCAATGTGACAACTACGGCCGCAGTTCAACGAGATGCTCGGGCGCAAGCTCAGAAAGTTATCTGGAGAGTTGAGGCGCTGGGCGGCTTTAATGATTTAGATTTGCCATACGCACTTGATCTTGAAAATAACTGCGTCAAAGTCAGTTCTTCTGGCTCCTGTAGTAAATACGCAACTCGCGCACAAGCAACGCTCTGGAGTAAGACCTTCCTTGCCACACTCAAAGATAAGACTGGTCGCACACCCTTGATTTATTCTTCGCCACATTTTCTGGAAAATGCCTTGAACCGGGACAAAGAACTTTCACAATATCCGTTATGGATCGCCCAATACACAATTGATCCAGCTAAGCCCGAGGCTAGACCCAATGTGAAACCAGGTGGTTGTTATGTGCACTCGTGGACCACGGCGCAATGCTCAGCTAATTGGACGATGTGGCAATACACCTCGTGTGGAATCGCACCTAAGTATGGCGTTCCAGGTAATCGCTTAGATCTCAATGTCTTTGGTGGCACCTCTGAGAAATTTGAATCACTGCTCACGGGCTCGTGGTCCCCAGATCCAGCAGATCTGATGCCAGTCGGTGAAAGTTCAACCATCATAATTTCATCAGTTAAGGCAACGACAACGAATAAGAGTGCGGTGATTGCCATTGAGGTCACACGTCCAGACAGTTCACCTGTTGTCACCGGTTCGGTCAAGTTATATTTCACATCTGCAAATGCAATTAAGCCTACTGTTGAGCAGAAAGTTGAGCGCGAATCTAGTGGGTCGTGGACGCTTTCAATTTCTGGGCTTCCTGCTGGAACCTGGTTTGGCAGCGTTGCATATAAAGATCCCTCTGGAACTCACGCAGATGCAAAGACGCTAGTTGAACTGACGATTACGCAGGGAGAAGCACCTGTGCCTAAACCAACTAAGAAGGCTCCGAGCAAACCGGCCACTGATGGCTGCCGAAATCAGATTAAGAATTAA
- a CDS encoding LuxR C-terminal-related transcriptional regulator: MLTRQGSTVRVLLVNDDSFELATMAASLRLHSVNVVGEAPDKFMAENLFRSLEPEAVLIDLQFSGEAAIVLLQKLRNVNPALGIVITTSCPDLRLFGLMEKNIPPGSKIILKRSISDLSVITGALAQSVISATDGSKMNWINMHTSIHKEDFITVLNELTDIQIETLRLVAQGLSNSEIAKVRFVSEKSVEQIVARIAQHLSITPDRRRNLRVVLAGEYFKWLGAPRH, encoded by the coding sequence GTGCTCACACGACAAGGATCAACAGTTCGAGTCTTGCTCGTTAACGATGATTCCTTTGAGCTTGCCACGATGGCCGCCTCACTTCGCCTTCATAGCGTCAATGTTGTGGGAGAAGCGCCAGATAAGTTCATGGCCGAGAACTTATTTCGCTCACTTGAACCTGAAGCTGTCTTAATTGACCTGCAATTCTCAGGTGAAGCAGCGATTGTCTTATTACAGAAGCTGCGTAACGTAAACCCAGCACTGGGAATAGTTATTACAACATCCTGTCCTGATCTGCGCCTCTTTGGCCTCATGGAAAAAAATATTCCACCGGGTTCCAAGATAATTCTCAAGCGCAGCATCTCAGATTTGTCGGTCATCACCGGAGCCCTTGCACAGAGCGTGATATCTGCAACAGATGGCTCAAAGATGAATTGGATCAATATGCATACCTCAATTCATAAGGAAGATTTCATCACAGTTCTCAATGAGCTCACCGATATTCAGATCGAGACGCTGCGCCTTGTTGCACAGGGGCTAAGTAACTCTGAAATTGCTAAGGTGCGCTTTGTCTCAGAAAAGTCAGTTGAGCAGATTGTGGCGCGCATCGCACAACACCTATCTATAACCCCAGATCGTCGCCGTAATCTGCGCGTTGTCTTAGCCGGCGAATACTTTAAGTGGCTCGGTGCGCCAAGACATTAA
- a CDS encoding response regulator transcription factor, protein MTKILIVEDETSFSEAISFLLGKEGFESEIAENGRVALELFKKNHYDLILLDLMIPEVSGIDVCRAIRTTSPVPIIMLTAKDSEVDKVVGLELGADDYVTKPYSSRELVARIKAVMRRGVPDESGSDANSSIQAAGRIRMDIDRHQVTVNEILINLPLKEFELLEFLMRNAGRVLTRGQLIDRVWGGDYYGDTKTLDVHIKRLRSKIEDDPANPLLIQTIRGLGYKFEA, encoded by the coding sequence ATGACCAAAATACTGATTGTTGAAGATGAGACATCATTTTCAGAGGCAATCTCCTTTCTTCTTGGAAAAGAAGGATTTGAGAGTGAAATTGCGGAAAACGGACGTGTTGCCCTCGAGCTCTTTAAGAAAAATCATTACGACCTCATCTTGTTAGACCTCATGATTCCGGAAGTTTCTGGAATAGATGTCTGCCGCGCAATTCGCACAACATCTCCTGTTCCCATCATCATGCTCACCGCTAAAGATTCAGAGGTCGATAAGGTTGTTGGTCTTGAACTTGGCGCTGATGACTACGTAACTAAGCCTTATTCATCGCGTGAATTAGTTGCGCGAATCAAAGCTGTGATGCGCCGTGGTGTACCCGATGAATCAGGATCAGATGCCAATTCTTCCATTCAAGCAGCTGGTCGCATCCGGATGGATATCGACCGTCACCAAGTGACTGTCAATGAGATTCTGATCAACTTACCTCTGAAAGAATTTGAACTTCTCGAATTTCTCATGCGCAATGCTGGCCGGGTGCTCACTCGTGGCCAACTCATCGACCGCGTCTGGGGCGGAGATTATTACGGGGATACCAAGACTCTGGATGTTCATATCAAGCGTCTGCGTTCAAAGATTGAAGATGATCCAGCTAATCCACTGCTGATTCAAACTATCCGCGGGCTTGGATATAAGTTCGAGGCTTAA
- a CDS encoding sensor histidine kinase, which translates to MWFRRDENDVVVDEISPTFLNVLSQLDQDAMLVAPGEVVRFATDGVETLNLLRDGRITSPELVALIRVVRRTHQRHIGKIEIPRGPIGEGLRELTVRAIYLEDVDNIVVLLSDESEAERVHEVRRDFVANISHELKTPIGALSLLSEAVLSAADEPASVVKFATRMQLEAKRLTDLVQEIINLSRLQDSDPLQVATENNVADLINEAIDLVKTTSEAKGISVAAGDIPAVVVLGDSEQLIMAIHNLLENAINYSPENTKVSVSSNTSDGIVEIVVADQGIGIPEEAQDRIFERFYRVDPARSRETGGTGLGLSIVKHVASNHGGEVKVWSSPNVGSSFALRLPIYTPNGGVTQ; encoded by the coding sequence ATGTGGTTTCGTCGCGATGAAAATGACGTTGTCGTAGATGAGATTTCTCCTACTTTTCTCAATGTGTTATCGCAACTCGATCAAGATGCGATGCTTGTCGCCCCGGGTGAGGTCGTTCGATTTGCAACCGATGGCGTTGAAACGCTCAATCTATTGCGCGATGGTCGTATCACTAGCCCTGAATTAGTCGCCTTAATTCGCGTTGTCAGGCGCACACATCAGCGACATATCGGAAAGATTGAAATTCCACGAGGACCCATTGGTGAAGGTTTGCGAGAGCTCACTGTGCGCGCAATCTATTTAGAAGATGTCGATAACATCGTTGTTCTTCTTAGTGATGAGAGTGAAGCAGAACGCGTGCACGAGGTACGCCGAGACTTTGTTGCAAATATCTCACACGAACTAAAGACTCCAATCGGCGCCCTCTCACTCTTAAGTGAAGCTGTTCTCTCGGCAGCCGATGAACCCGCATCTGTCGTTAAGTTTGCTACACGTATGCAGCTTGAAGCCAAGCGCCTGACTGACCTTGTGCAAGAGATCATCAATCTTTCTCGGCTCCAGGATTCAGATCCACTTCAAGTGGCGACTGAAAATAACGTGGCTGACCTGATTAATGAGGCGATTGACTTGGTCAAGACAACTTCGGAAGCTAAAGGAATTTCAGTCGCTGCTGGAGATATCCCAGCAGTAGTCGTACTCGGTGATAGCGAACAACTGATTATGGCAATTCACAATCTCCTTGAAAATGCTATTAACTATTCGCCAGAGAATACAAAGGTATCTGTCTCCTCCAATACAAGTGATGGCATTGTGGAAATCGTCGTGGCGGATCAAGGAATTGGAATTCCAGAGGAAGCACAAGATCGTATTTTTGAGCGCTTTTATCGCGTGGATCCTGCGCGCTCACGCGAAACTGGTGGCACCGGACTCGGGCTCTCAATTGTTAAGCACGTAGCTTCAAATCATGGCGGAGAAGTAAAGGTATGGAGCTCGCCCAATGTTGGCTCTTCCTTTGCGCTACGTTTGCCGATTTACACACCTAACGGAGGCGTTACACAATGA
- the phoU gene encoding phosphate signaling complex protein PhoU, producing the protein MALIRSVFQEELDGVSQSLVDLSNMVSDSIHSATQALIEADLKIAEEVISNDEKIDLYQHDLDSRIIDIIARQQPVASDLRALVTALRMSADLERMGDLAHHIAKVTRLRHPEKVVPAELNDLVNHIGSVAENISRKIPTVIETRDTELALQLEKDDDEMDKLHRQLIGLLTNNTWKHGVEAAVDITLLGRYYERFADHAVSVSRRVYFLVTGTFANSTR; encoded by the coding sequence ATGGCACTCATCCGGTCGGTCTTTCAAGAGGAACTCGACGGGGTATCACAGTCACTCGTTGATCTATCAAATATGGTCTCTGACTCTATTCATAGCGCTACCCAGGCACTTATTGAAGCCGACCTAAAGATTGCCGAAGAAGTTATCTCCAACGATGAAAAAATCGATCTATACCAACACGATTTAGATTCACGCATCATCGACATTATTGCTCGCCAACAACCAGTTGCCTCAGATTTGCGTGCACTAGTCACCGCGCTACGTATGAGCGCTGATTTAGAACGTATGGGCGATCTTGCTCACCACATTGCTAAAGTGACGCGACTTCGCCATCCGGAGAAAGTTGTTCCGGCTGAACTTAATGATCTCGTTAACCACATTGGCTCTGTCGCTGAAAATATCTCTCGCAAGATTCCTACTGTAATTGAAACACGCGATACCGAGTTAGCTCTTCAGCTGGAAAAAGATGACGATGAAATGGATAAATTGCACCGTCAGCTCATTGGATTACTGACCAACAACACTTGGAAGCATGGCGTCGAGGCTGCCGTGGATATCACCTTACTTGGTCGCTACTACGAACGATTTGCAGACCATGCCGTCTCGGTCTCCCGCCGTGTCTATTTCTTAGTTACAGGAACTTTCGCTAACTCAACTCGCTAG
- a CDS encoding Ppx/GppA phosphatase family protein codes for MRLGVLDVGSNTIHLQVVDAHLGAPPIPNSSHKSIIRLTEYLDESGAITQLGITKITDAILTNMKDAAHLNIDELLAFATSAIREAVNADEVLAHVNRECGIDLQVLSGEEEARFTFLAARRWLGWSAGDLLVLDIGGGSLEIARGTDENPAFKTSVQLGAGRLTRKFLRGDPFTAKSLRTLEEYLQDAIAPLSQSLSTYEKDVATGTSKTFRTLAKIATTFYPKFGPHLTYSALEAMVPKLQSLDIEGRKAMQSISAERAPQIVAGAMVAKELMKTLNLQEIQICPWALREGIVLHRLDWIER; via the coding sequence GTGAGATTAGGCGTATTAGATGTCGGTTCTAACACCATACATCTGCAAGTAGTTGATGCGCACTTAGGTGCCCCGCCGATTCCAAACTCTTCACATAAATCAATTATTCGTCTGACTGAATATCTGGATGAATCAGGTGCAATTACTCAATTGGGTATCACCAAGATCACCGATGCGATCCTTACCAACATGAAGGATGCAGCCCACCTAAATATTGATGAACTTCTCGCCTTTGCTACCTCTGCCATCCGTGAAGCAGTTAATGCAGATGAAGTGTTGGCGCACGTTAACCGAGAATGTGGAATTGATTTACAGGTACTCAGCGGTGAAGAAGAAGCACGATTTACATTTCTCGCCGCCCGCCGTTGGCTCGGATGGTCAGCGGGAGATTTATTGGTGCTCGACATTGGGGGAGGTTCTCTGGAAATTGCTCGTGGAACCGATGAGAACCCCGCTTTCAAGACATCTGTGCAATTAGGTGCGGGCCGCCTTACCCGAAAATTCCTGAGGGGCGATCCTTTCACAGCCAAATCACTGCGCACACTGGAAGAGTATCTTCAAGATGCAATTGCACCGCTTTCGCAATCACTTTCAACTTATGAAAAAGATGTTGCCACAGGGACCAGTAAAACATTTAGAACGCTGGCAAAGATTGCAACCACTTTCTATCCAAAGTTTGGTCCACACTTAACTTACAGCGCACTGGAAGCGATGGTGCCTAAACTGCAATCACTTGATATTGAGGGCAGAAAAGCCATGCAATCCATTTCGGCAGAGCGCGCCCCACAGATAGTTGCGGGAGCAATGGTTGCCAAAGAGCTGATGAAGACACTTAATT